From Odontesthes bonariensis isolate fOdoBon6 chromosome 21, fOdoBon6.hap1, whole genome shotgun sequence, a single genomic window includes:
- the LOC142370707 gene encoding zinc finger MYM-type protein 1-like — MVYCFTCKCLAGQQNAFTEGYSDWKHPDRVTAHEKSASHRECLLALLRRSRNAGTVDVVLRQQKEDAAKYWREVLRRIVAVIKFLSVRGLAFRGDNELLGSSGNGNYLGLIELLAEFDPFLKDHLDKHGQKGRGHASYLSSTVCDELICLMSEKVKRKIASKIQHAKYFSIITDSTPDMSHTDQLTFIFRCVSEGEILERFIGFEPIYSHTGASLAGCVMKMIANLGLDLSNCRGQSYDNASNMSGKYNGLQAHLKKINPLIHYVPCAAHSLNLVGVNSIEDSCQTARNYFDFLQSLYVFCAKSTHRWDKMFHNTDVTRTLKPLSNTRWTCRADSTKALRENYKAIREALGRFSTDPEERGEARREASSLCAHLDKLETAVLTHVWDKILARFKTTTEALQNPSITLDTAERLLQSLRAYVASERDEFEKYENAARDIEGVSHLYKEEIKRVKKRKRFPDESGDSDVLLGLHGSRRFQVETYYVILDKLLSCLDKRIGAYTELNELFSVLFNMDTDCDNVRKCASTLSTVYPDDLDKDFGEDLIQLKTFVREEKKHSPATLLQLLHTHGLQSTFPNVYVGLRLFLTLPVTNAEGERSFSRLKRVKNELRTTMTQKRLTALSLLTIESELVKELDFKDVVDTLSCAKSRKKQLC, encoded by the coding sequence ATGGTGTACTGTTTTACGTGTAAATGCCTGGCCGGGCAGCAAAATGCTTTCACCGAGGGgtacagtgactggaaacacCCGGACAGAGTCACAGCCCATGAGAAGAGCGCAAGCCACCGCGAGTGTCTGCTCGCACTTCTCAGGAGGTCACGGAATGCGGGTACagttgatgttgttctcagacaacaaaaagaggatgcGGCGAAATATTGGAGAGAGGTGTTGCGACGCATTGTGGCCGTGATTAAATTTTTAAGTGTGCGTGGTTTGGCATTCCGGGGAGACAACGAGCTGCTGGGGTCGTCTGGCAATGGCAATTACCTTGGGCTGATTGAACTACTGGCAGAGTTCGACCCATTTCTGAAAGATCATCTGGACAAGCATGGCCAGAAGGGAAGAGGACACGCGTCTTACCTGTCATCTACAGTGTGCGATGAGTTGATCTGCTTGATGAGCGAGAAAGTGAAGCGGAAGATAGCATCCAAAATTCAGCATGCAAAGTACTTCTCCATCATTACAGATTCAACACCCGACATGTCGCACACTGATCAGCTGACTTTCATCTTCAGGTGTGTGAGTGAAGGAGAAATACTTGAGCGGTTCATTGGCTTCGAGCCCATCTACAGCCACACAGGAGCGAGCCTCGCTGGGTGTGTCATGAAAATGATAGCCAATCTCGGCTTAGATCTTTCAAACTGCAGAGGCCAAAGTTACGATAACGCCAGCAATATGTCCGGGAAATACAATGGCCTCCAGGCTCACCTGAAAAAAATCAACCCCTTAATTCATTACGTACCCTGCGCAGCCCATTCCCTCAATCTCGTGGGGGTCAACAGCATTGAGGACAGCTGCCAAACTGCAAGGAATTACTTCGACTTTCTTCAGTCACTTTATGTGTTCTGTGCAAAGTCCACCCACCGCTGGGATAAGATGTTCCACAATACTGATGTGACGAGGACTCTAAAGCCACTTTCCAATACGAGGTGGACCTGCAGAGCGGATTCCACGAAGGCACTGCGAGAAAACTACAAGGCCATCAGAGAGGCTTTGGGGAGATTTTCGACCGACCCGGAGGAGAGGGGGGAAGCCAGGCGTGAGGCCTCATCACTATGCGCACATCTCGACAAGTTGGAGACAGCGGTCCTGACACATGTGTGGGATAAAATACTGGCAAGATTCAAGACCACCACAGAGGCGTTGCAAAACCCTAGCATCACACTGGACACCGCAGAACGCCTTTTGCAGTCACTGCGTGCATATGTGGCATCAGAGAGAGATGAGTTTGAAAAATACGAGAATGCTGCTCGTGACATTGAAGGAGTTAGTCATCTGTACAAGGAGGAGATTAAACgggtcaaaaaaagaaaacgtttTCCAGATGAATCGGGAGACAGCGATGTCCTGCTTGGCCTGCACGGCAGCAGAAGATTCCAGGTGGAAACCTACTATGTGATCTTAGACAAGTTGCTGTCTTGTCTTGACAAACGCATCGGTGCATACACGGAGTTGAACGAATTGTTCAGTGTTTTGTTTAACATGGATACTGACTGTGATAACGTGCGTAAATGTGCTTCTACCCTCTCCACCGTGTATCCGGATGATCTAGACAAAGACTTCGGGGAAGACCTCATCCAATTGAAGACCTTCGTCCgagaagagaaaaaacattCTCCAGCAACACTGCTGCAGCTTCTTCACACACACGGACTCCAAAGCACCTTTCCAAACGTCTACGTGGGACTCAGACTCTTCTTAACCCTGCCCGTTACCAATGCAGAAGGCGAGAGGTCGTTCTCCCGGTTGAAGCGGGTGAAGAATGAACTGAGAACTACAATGACACAGAAGCGTCTCACAGCACTCTCACTGCTCACCATTGAATCGGAGTTGGTGAAAGAGTTGGACTTTAAGGATGTAGTCGACACCCTTTCTTGCGCAAAATCAAGAAAGAAGCAGCTCTGTTAA